The proteins below are encoded in one region of Pseudomonas entomophila L48:
- the fecA gene encoding TonB-dependent Fe(3+) dicitrate receptor FecA, translating to MPLRPSPLAFALILAAPFALAGEPRAYHIAPGTLEQALNQFGRESGALISFSPAITQGLNSPGLEGQYEVGQGLDALLRGSGLQARRETDNAYSLQPQPTSSSGAAVELGASTVVGDWLAEARQDNVFEHPGARDVVRREDFERSGASSAREVLNRIPGVNAPENNGTGSHDLALNFGIRGLNPRLASRSTVLMDGIPVPFAPYGQPQLSLAPISLGNMDAVDVVRGGGAVRYGPQNVGGIVNFVTRAIPEEATFKAAVQNQISPSSSQDGLKNSANLLVGGTNANGLGGALLYSGTRGSDWREHSDTQIDDLMLKGKLQLDDANSLHAMAQYYEGEAEMPGGLSTADFDADPYQSTRLKDKFWGRRTLFNFGYDYKQDDRQFSVNSFFTKTLRSGYLDQGSFVSLSPREYWVRGIETRFSQGLALGDSWHELGIGYRYVNEAGHELRFREPVNGALPTTASRNDRDTRGSTEAHAIYLDDRIDIGRWTITPGVRYEMIDSEQSNKLNGQRYQGSYNTALPALNVMYHLTDSWNLYANTEGSFGSVQYSQMPNRVSSGEVKPEKARTWEVGTRYDNGDLQAEIGAFLINFDNQYESNQTNDSVIARGETRHQGIETSVRYALDGLSPALAGFDVHAGYAFVDATIREDGPNKGNQVPFSSRHKGTLGVGYTEGPWQLNLDSSFQSSQYADNANTGAESADGSTGRIPGYMLVSTRAGYDFGPQLSNLKVAVGVKNLFNREYYTRSFDDNNKGKYVGEPRTLYVQTSVEF from the coding sequence ATGCCCCTGCGCCCCAGCCCGCTCGCCTTCGCCCTGATCCTCGCCGCGCCGTTCGCCCTGGCCGGTGAACCCCGCGCCTACCACATCGCCCCCGGCACCCTGGAACAGGCCCTGAACCAATTCGGCCGTGAAAGCGGCGCGCTGATCTCGTTCAGCCCGGCCATCACCCAGGGCCTGAACAGCCCAGGCCTGGAGGGGCAATACGAGGTCGGCCAGGGTCTCGACGCCCTGCTGCGCGGCAGCGGCCTGCAAGCCCGCCGGGAAACCGACAACGCCTACAGCCTGCAGCCGCAGCCCACCAGCAGCAGCGGCGCGGCCGTCGAGCTGGGCGCCTCGACCGTGGTCGGCGACTGGCTGGCCGAGGCCCGCCAGGACAACGTCTTCGAACACCCCGGCGCCCGCGACGTGGTCCGCCGCGAAGACTTCGAGCGCAGCGGCGCCAGCAGCGCCCGCGAAGTGCTCAACCGCATCCCCGGGGTCAACGCCCCCGAGAACAACGGCACCGGCAGCCACGACCTGGCGCTGAACTTCGGCATCCGCGGCCTCAACCCGCGCCTGGCCTCGCGCTCCACCGTGCTGATGGACGGCATCCCGGTGCCCTTCGCCCCCTACGGCCAGCCGCAGCTGTCGCTGGCCCCCATCAGCCTGGGCAACATGGACGCAGTGGACGTGGTGCGCGGCGGCGGCGCGGTGCGCTATGGCCCGCAGAACGTCGGCGGCATCGTCAACTTCGTCACCCGCGCCATCCCCGAGGAAGCCACCTTCAAGGCGGCGGTGCAGAACCAGATCAGCCCTTCGTCCAGCCAGGATGGCCTGAAGAACAGCGCCAACCTGCTGGTCGGCGGCACCAACGCCAACGGCCTGGGCGGCGCCCTGCTCTACTCCGGCACCCGGGGCAGCGACTGGCGCGAACACAGCGACACGCAGATCGACGACCTGATGCTCAAGGGCAAGCTGCAGCTCGACGACGCCAACAGCCTGCACGCCATGGCCCAGTACTACGAGGGCGAGGCCGAAATGCCCGGCGGCCTGAGCACGGCCGACTTCGACGCCGACCCGTACCAGTCGACCCGCCTGAAAGACAAGTTCTGGGGCCGCCGCACGCTGTTCAACTTCGGCTACGACTACAAGCAGGACGACCGCCAGTTCAGCGTCAACAGTTTCTTCACCAAGACCCTGCGCAGCGGCTACCTCGACCAGGGCAGCTTCGTCTCGCTGTCGCCGCGCGAGTACTGGGTGCGCGGCATCGAGACCCGCTTCTCGCAGGGCCTGGCCCTGGGCGACAGCTGGCACGAGCTGGGCATCGGCTACCGATACGTCAACGAAGCCGGCCACGAGCTGCGCTTCCGCGAGCCGGTCAACGGCGCCCTGCCCACCACCGCCAGCCGCAACGACCGCGACACCCGCGGCAGCACCGAAGCCCACGCCATCTACCTGGACGACCGCATCGACATCGGCCGCTGGACCATCACCCCGGGCGTGCGCTACGAGATGATCGACTCCGAGCAGAGCAACAAGCTCAACGGCCAGCGCTACCAGGGCAGCTACAACACCGCGTTGCCGGCGTTGAACGTGATGTACCACCTGACCGACAGCTGGAACCTCTACGCCAACACCGAAGGCTCGTTCGGCAGCGTGCAGTACAGCCAGATGCCCAACCGCGTCAGCAGCGGTGAAGTGAAGCCGGAGAAGGCGCGCACCTGGGAAGTCGGTACCCGCTACGACAATGGCGACCTGCAGGCCGAGATCGGCGCCTTCCTGATCAACTTCGACAACCAGTACGAAAGCAACCAGACCAACGACTCGGTGATCGCCCGCGGCGAAACCCGCCACCAGGGCATCGAGACCAGCGTGCGCTACGCCCTCGACGGCCTGAGCCCGGCGCTGGCCGGTTTCGACGTGCATGCCGGCTATGCCTTCGTCGACGCCACCATCCGCGAGGATGGGCCGAACAAGGGCAACCAGGTGCCGTTCTCGTCGCGCCACAAAGGCACGCTGGGCGTGGGTTACACCGAAGGCCCATGGCAGTTGAACCTGGACAGCAGCTTCCAGAGCAGCCAGTACGCCGACAACGCCAACACCGGCGCCGAGAGCGCCGATGGCAGCACCGGGCGCATCCCGGGCTACATGCTGGTGAGCACACGCGCTGGGTACGACTTTGGGCCGCAGTTGTCGAACTTGAAGGTGGCGGTGGGGGTGAAGAACCTGTTCAACCGCGAGTACTACACCCGTTCGTTCGATGACAACAACAAGGGCAAGTACGTGGGGGAACCACGGACGTTGTATGTGCAGACGTCGGTTGAGTTCTGA
- a CDS encoding sigma-70 family RNA polymerase sigma factor, whose product MPSALSSTVEGLYVAHHSWLTGWLRRRLGCPQSAADLAQDTYVRLLQARETPQLIEPRAFLTTVAKRVLCNHFRRQELERAYLEALAQVPEQVAPSEEDKAIIFATLLELDRLLDGLAPLVKRAFLLAQVDGLGQGEIARELGISLATVKRYLNKAALRCYFAL is encoded by the coding sequence GTGCCCAGCGCCCTCTCTTCCACCGTCGAAGGCCTCTATGTCGCCCACCACAGCTGGTTGACCGGCTGGCTGCGCCGGCGCCTGGGCTGCCCGCAGAGCGCCGCCGACCTGGCCCAGGACACCTACGTGCGCCTGCTCCAGGCCCGCGAGACGCCACAACTGATCGAGCCCCGCGCCTTCCTCACCACCGTGGCCAAGCGCGTGCTGTGCAACCACTTCCGCCGCCAGGAGCTGGAGCGCGCCTACCTCGAGGCCCTGGCCCAGGTGCCCGAGCAAGTGGCGCCGAGCGAAGAGGACAAGGCAATCATCTTCGCCACCCTGCTCGAGCTCGACCGCCTGCTCGATGGCCTGGCGCCGCTGGTCAAACGCGCCTTCCTGCTGGCCCAGGTCGATGGCCTGGGCCAGGGCGAGATCGCCCGCGAACTGGGCATCTCGCTGGCCACCGTCAAGCGCTACCTGAACAAGGCAGCCCTGCGCTGCTACTTCGCCCTGTGA
- a CDS encoding RNA polymerase sigma factor translates to MSEPGEVIDAEADGTGRARFVQVFLAQRARMEALVSRRIGCRATASDLVQDLFLRFWRRPEVKVEALDTYLLRSAGNLAIDYLRSEGSRGRAAEGLQINDDEPGSQAPEQALEVVHDLQRIESALRALPERTRQIFLLNRIHGCTYGEIAKAMQLSQSAVEKHMMRALEACKASVAEAAPPPRRPGSARR, encoded by the coding sequence TTGAGCGAGCCTGGGGAGGTGATCGACGCCGAGGCCGATGGCACTGGCCGGGCGCGCTTCGTCCAGGTGTTCCTGGCCCAGCGGGCGCGCATGGAGGCGCTGGTGAGCCGGCGCATCGGTTGCCGCGCCACCGCCTCCGACCTGGTCCAGGACCTGTTCCTGCGTTTCTGGCGCCGCCCGGAGGTCAAGGTCGAGGCCCTCGACACCTACCTGCTGCGCAGCGCCGGCAACTTGGCCATCGACTACCTGCGCAGCGAAGGCTCGCGGGGTCGCGCCGCTGAAGGCTTGCAGATCAACGACGACGAGCCAGGCAGCCAGGCGCCTGAGCAGGCGCTGGAAGTTGTCCACGACCTGCAGCGCATCGAGTCGGCCCTGCGCGCCTTGCCCGAGCGCACCCGCCAGATCTTCCTGCTTAACCGCATCCACGGCTGTACCTACGGTGAGATTGCCAAGGCCATGCAGCTGTCCCAGAGCGCCGTGGAAAAGCATATGATGCGCGCCCTCGAAGCGTGCAAGGCGAGTGTCGCCGAAGCCGCCCCCCCACCGCGCCGGCCAGGGAGCGCCCGTCGATGA
- a CDS encoding FecR family protein has protein sequence MKVEQPITAEQSRTALRWLAHINQQAEQVHSAAFKRWLLEDPAHRRAYAEAEALWRLSEAPAARLAAEEQDSLRQYLEAMRRPRRTNHWRRFAVAACLVLGVGSMEGWHPQAWLQDLRADYSSGEQVRQVTLADRSQLTLDAGSAVAVDFDHGERRVRLLRGAAFFEVTHTGQPFLVEAAGGEVRVLGTQFEVREQGGGAQVTVRSGRVAVTAAEGQQARELTANQQLAFTEGVAAGVEAVDSEGRLAWRQGWLNYYQVPLGQVVEDLGRYYPGRILLLDGELAQRKVSGSFPVAQPLAALDSLGKVLGFERRTVLGRVTVLR, from the coding sequence ATGAAAGTTGAACAGCCGATCACCGCCGAGCAGTCCCGAACGGCCCTGCGTTGGCTGGCGCACATCAATCAGCAGGCCGAGCAGGTGCACAGCGCGGCGTTCAAGCGCTGGTTGCTGGAGGATCCCGCCCATCGCCGCGCCTATGCCGAGGCCGAGGCCCTGTGGCGCCTGAGCGAAGCCCCGGCGGCGCGCTTGGCGGCCGAAGAGCAGGATAGCCTGCGCCAGTACCTGGAGGCGATGCGGCGGCCTCGTCGCACGAACCATTGGCGTCGTTTTGCGGTGGCTGCCTGCCTGGTGCTCGGGGTGGGCAGCATGGAGGGCTGGCATCCACAGGCCTGGCTGCAGGACCTGCGCGCCGACTACAGCAGCGGCGAACAGGTGCGCCAGGTGACCCTGGCGGATCGCTCGCAGCTGACCCTGGATGCTGGCAGCGCGGTGGCCGTGGACTTTGACCATGGCGAGCGGCGGGTGCGGTTGCTGAGGGGGGCGGCGTTCTTCGAGGTGACCCATACCGGGCAGCCGTTCCTGGTCGAGGCCGCAGGTGGCGAGGTGCGTGTGCTGGGGACGCAGTTCGAAGTGCGCGAGCAGGGTGGCGGGGCACAGGTGACCGTGCGCAGCGGGCGGGTGGCGGTGACGGCGGCCGAAGGGCAGCAGGCCCGGGAGCTGACCGCCAACCAGCAGTTGGCCTTCACCGAGGGCGTGGCGGCTGGTGTCGAGGCGGTGGATAGCGAGGGTCGGCTGGCCTGGCGCCAGGGCTGGCTGAATTACTACCAGGTGCCGCTGGGGCAGGTGGTCGAGGACCTGGGGCGTTACTACCCAGGAAGGATTTTGTTGCTCGATGGCGAGTTGGCGCAGCGCAAGGTCAGTGGCAGTTTCCCGGTGGCGCAGCCGCTGGCGGCGTTGGATTCGCTGGGCAAGGTGCTGGGCTTCGAGCGGCGGACGGTGCTGGGGCGGGTTACGGTGCTGCGTTGA
- a CDS encoding FecR domain-containing protein, producing the protein MNTSFSPQIAEQAVHWLIESQGDAFDQQQRQALERWLQADSEHQRAWAHIQQVNQRLRGVASPVVHATLQAPPSAARRRALKALLLVGVASATGLGLQQHNPLPGLMADYRSPVGQRRRLTLDDGSQLHLNTRSAADVRFDGQQRLVRLREGELLLDVVDEPRPLRVRTAEGELHLARGRFDVRQFDGFSLVSVFSGQASVAGQPLLAGHQARFAQGGWQAIAPLDPNRAAWVDGMLVVSQMRLTDFLAELSRYRLGQLACSERVADLRISGSYPLEDNERILDMLEVALPVRVRRFTRYWVSVEDATS; encoded by the coding sequence GTGAACACCAGTTTCTCGCCACAGATCGCCGAGCAGGCGGTGCACTGGCTGATCGAGTCCCAGGGCGACGCTTTCGACCAGCAGCAGCGCCAGGCCCTGGAACGCTGGTTGCAGGCCGACAGCGAGCATCAGCGCGCCTGGGCGCATATCCAGCAGGTCAACCAGCGCCTGCGCGGCGTGGCCTCGCCGGTGGTCCACGCCACCCTGCAGGCGCCGCCCTCCGCGGCCCGGCGCCGGGCGCTCAAGGCCCTGCTGCTGGTGGGCGTGGCCAGCGCCACGGGGTTGGGCCTGCAACAGCACAATCCACTGCCCGGGCTGATGGCCGACTACCGCAGCCCGGTGGGCCAGCGTCGCCGCCTGACCCTCGACGATGGCAGCCAGTTGCACCTGAATACCCGCAGTGCCGCCGATGTGCGTTTCGATGGCCAACAGCGCCTGGTGCGTCTGCGCGAAGGCGAGCTGTTGCTCGACGTGGTCGACGAACCCCGCCCGCTGCGCGTGCGCACCGCAGAAGGCGAACTGCACCTGGCCCGTGGCCGTTTCGACGTGCGCCAGTTCGATGGTTTCAGCCTGGTCTCGGTGTTCAGCGGCCAGGCCAGTGTCGCCGGCCAGCCCCTGCTGGCGGGGCATCAGGCTCGCTTTGCCCAGGGCGGCTGGCAGGCCATCGCGCCCCTGGACCCCAACCGCGCGGCCTGGGTGGACGGCATGCTGGTGGTGTCGCAGATGCGCCTGACGGATTTTCTCGCCGAGCTGTCGCGCTACCGGCTCGGGCAGCTCGCGTGCAGCGAGCGAGTGGCCGACCTGCGGATCTCCGGCTCGTATCCGCTGGAAGACAACGAGCGGATCCTCGACATGCTTGAGGTGGCGCTGCCGGTACGGGTGCGGCGCTTCACCCGCTACTGGGTCAGCGTGGAAGACGCCACCAGTTGA
- a CDS encoding Imm32 family immunity protein, with product MDQVSGCEVGSSESLRLDEVTLHASPEAFNALGTFLIEAAQRMAVEGLEHLHWQDVMDDFDPDHHVDFILVNATGTVPTATD from the coding sequence ATTGACCAAGTATCGGGATGTGAAGTCGGCTCTTCTGAATCGCTGAGGCTGGATGAGGTAACCCTCCATGCATCACCTGAGGCTTTCAACGCCCTTGGGACGTTCTTGATCGAGGCTGCACAGCGGATGGCTGTGGAAGGGCTGGAGCATCTGCATTGGCAGGATGTGATGGATGACTTCGACCCTGACCATCATGTGGACTTCATCTTGGTCAACGCCACCGGCACGGTTCCCACCGCCACCGACTGA
- a CDS encoding DUF3325 domain-containing protein codes for MLSVALIGFAGFAGLCLAMEKHFNELLGRKPTAVQLRGLRFGGWALLLLSLVLAVYGRGWALGLVEWIAVLMAGVTVWVFGLPYQPRLLLGLAAASLLLGPLLALLAV; via the coding sequence ATGCTGAGTGTCGCGCTGATCGGTTTCGCCGGTTTTGCCGGGCTGTGCCTGGCCATGGAAAAGCATTTCAACGAGCTGCTCGGGCGCAAGCCCACGGCTGTTCAACTGCGCGGCTTGCGCTTCGGTGGTTGGGCCTTGCTGCTGCTGTCGCTGGTACTGGCTGTGTACGGGCGTGGCTGGGCGCTGGGGCTGGTGGAGTGGATCGCGGTGCTGATGGCCGGGGTCACCGTCTGGGTGTTCGGCCTGCCGTATCAACCTCGCCTGTTGCTGGGGCTGGCGGCGGCGAGCCTGCTGCTCGGGCCGCTGCTGGCCTTGCTGGCGGTGTGA
- a CDS encoding DUF4265 domain-containing protein has protein sequence MEKLEAFSVIKVFVSARGPVYEELPALWKGEGVYELLSSPGLALNLAKGDLISIEDPNAPAVVIKRGGNFCINLYADHIDADTLSTLESQVNVLLNGTLDGVYRGNLAFSVPARSGRENIREVFNRFKETTGIEWYYSNIYKNYNDLDDDTLLDWWLDS, from the coding sequence ATGGAAAAGCTAGAAGCATTTTCGGTCATCAAGGTTTTTGTCTCGGCTCGAGGCCCTGTCTATGAGGAGCTTCCTGCGCTTTGGAAAGGCGAGGGTGTTTATGAGCTTTTGTCCTCCCCCGGTTTGGCGCTGAATCTCGCAAAAGGCGATTTGATTAGTATCGAGGACCCCAACGCCCCAGCTGTGGTGATAAAAAGGGGAGGGAATTTTTGCATCAATTTGTATGCGGATCATATTGATGCGGATACGCTGTCAACGCTGGAGTCACAGGTAAACGTTCTGTTGAACGGTACGCTTGATGGTGTGTACAGGGGGAACCTGGCGTTCAGTGTTCCAGCGAGAAGTGGAAGGGAAAACATAAGGGAGGTGTTTAACCGCTTCAAAGAAACTACCGGGATTGAGTGGTATTATTCAAATATATATAAAAATTATAATGACCTTGATGATGACACGCTGCTGGATTGGTGGCTTGATAGCTGA
- a CDS encoding DUF3649 domain-containing protein, whose translation MTRKAAGLPLSYRLAVTSRSLAALLGGYLLASMASVCITLLAPMSQVDATMAGMMLSFVFYLLAFLWCFACRSAWRAWLGVLLPSVLLGAINGLAYWMKQP comes from the coding sequence ATGACCCGCAAAGCCGCCGGCCTTCCCCTGAGCTACCGCCTGGCCGTGACCTCACGCAGCCTGGCCGCGCTGCTGGGTGGCTACCTGCTGGCGTCCATGGCCAGTGTCTGCATCACCCTGCTGGCACCCATGAGCCAGGTGGACGCCACCATGGCCGGCATGATGCTGTCGTTCGTGTTCTACCTGCTGGCCTTCCTCTGGTGCTTCGCCTGCCGCAGCGCCTGGCGCGCCTGGCTGGGGGTGTTGCTGCCGAGCGTGCTGCTGGGGGCGATCAACGGCCTGGCCTACTGGATGAAACAGCCATGA
- a CDS encoding DUF3077 domain-containing protein — protein sequence MTTDETTPNTTAGKTKFYQGEGQTIPLFCIEPGIPCQHAREQASELMGCVRDLTIAGIMEEKPQLLWASYYLSALAKALMDDAELGMTH from the coding sequence ATGACAACAGACGAAACCACCCCCAACACCACCGCCGGCAAAACCAAGTTCTACCAAGGCGAAGGCCAGACCATCCCACTGTTCTGCATCGAACCCGGCATCCCCTGCCAGCACGCCCGCGAACAGGCCTCGGAACTGATGGGCTGCGTGCGCGACCTGACCATCGCCGGGATCATGGAAGAAAAGCCGCAACTGCTCTGGGCCTCGTACTACCTGAGCGCACTGGCCAAGGCGCTGATGGATGACGCCGAGCTGGGAATGACTCACTGA
- a CDS encoding PepSY-associated TM helix domain-containing protein — translation MKEGFRQAMAWLHTWTGLIFGWLLFAIFLTGTLSYFKDEISHWTQPEIRSHALDPAASLTAAQRYLEANAGHASGWFIRLPSEREAALSVGWRDPEAGGRRGFVSKTLDARSGQEVEARDSRGGEFFYRFHFQLQMPHPWGRWLSTFCAFIMLLGLVTGIITHKKIFKEFFTFRPGKGQRSWLDGHNAIGVLVLPFHLMISYSSLVIFMYMVMPASIMASYGDSNRYFNDVFGRDEVPKAAAQAAPLVPLGELYGKLQAQALGARLGFIQVQNPGDLNARVTFNRASSDSVAYRRSANWTFDGASGALLTQGAPESAAMLTSFTFVGLHMGNFAGPWLRWLYFVFGVAGTAVIGTGLVMWLGKRQLKHAKSERMPGELRLVEVLNIASMSGLLLGVAAFFWVNRLVPAALEGRADWEINGFFLAWGLSLLHAMLRPGRRAWGEQLALGALAFALLPVLNALTTGQGLNHSIAVGDWAMAGFDLTALGTGLFLAWAAGKMLRAPKPVAKRAPRVAKAVEAS, via the coding sequence ATGAAAGAAGGCTTCCGCCAGGCCATGGCCTGGCTGCACACCTGGACCGGCCTGATCTTCGGCTGGCTGCTGTTCGCGATCTTCCTGACCGGCACGCTGTCGTACTTCAAGGACGAAATCAGCCACTGGACCCAACCGGAGATCCGCAGCCACGCGCTCGACCCCGCGGCCAGCCTGACAGCGGCGCAACGCTACCTGGAGGCCAACGCCGGGCACGCCAGCGGCTGGTTCATCCGCCTGCCCAGCGAGCGCGAGGCAGCGCTGAGCGTCGGCTGGCGCGACCCCGAGGCTGGTGGGCGACGGGGCTTCGTCAGCAAGACGCTGGATGCCCGCAGCGGCCAGGAGGTCGAGGCCCGCGACAGCCGGGGCGGCGAGTTCTTCTACCGTTTCCACTTCCAATTGCAGATGCCGCACCCCTGGGGCCGCTGGCTGTCGACTTTCTGCGCGTTCATCATGCTGCTGGGGCTGGTGACCGGGATCATCACCCACAAGAAGATCTTCAAGGAGTTCTTCACCTTCCGCCCGGGCAAGGGCCAGCGTTCCTGGCTCGACGGGCACAACGCCATCGGCGTGCTGGTGCTGCCGTTCCACCTGATGATCAGCTACAGCAGCCTGGTGATCTTCATGTACATGGTGATGCCGGCCAGCATCATGGCCAGCTATGGCGACAGCAACCGCTACTTCAATGATGTGTTCGGCCGCGACGAAGTGCCCAAGGCGGCGGCCCAGGCCGCGCCGCTGGTGCCGTTGGGCGAGCTGTACGGCAAGCTGCAGGCCCAGGCGCTGGGCGCGCGCCTGGGCTTCATCCAGGTGCAGAACCCCGGCGACCTGAACGCCCGCGTCACCTTCAACCGCGCTTCGTCCGACAGCGTGGCTTACCGACGTAGCGCCAACTGGACCTTCGACGGCGCCAGCGGCGCGCTGCTCACCCAAGGCGCGCCGGAAAGCGCGGCGATGTTGACCTCGTTCACCTTCGTCGGCCTGCACATGGGCAACTTCGCCGGGCCCTGGTTGCGCTGGCTGTACTTCGTCTTTGGCGTGGCCGGCACCGCGGTGATCGGCACGGGCCTGGTGATGTGGCTGGGCAAGCGCCAGCTCAAGCATGCCAAGAGTGAACGCATGCCGGGCGAGCTGCGCCTGGTCGAGGTGCTCAACATCGCCAGCATGAGCGGGCTGCTGCTGGGCGTGGCGGCGTTCTTCTGGGTCAACCGCCTGGTGCCGGCTGCGCTTGAAGGGCGCGCCGACTGGGAGATCAACGGGTTCTTCCTGGCCTGGGGGCTGTCGTTGCTGCACGCAATGCTGCGCCCCGGGCGCCGTGCCTGGGGTGAACAGCTGGCATTGGGCGCGCTGGCGTTTGCCTTGTTGCCCGTGCTCAACGCGCTGACCACCGGCCAGGGCCTGAACCACTCCATCGCCGTGGGCGACTGGGCCATGGCCGGTTTCGACCTGACCGCGCTGGGCACCGGGCTGTTCCTGGCCTGGGCCGCGGGCAAGATGTTGCGCGCGCCCAAGCCGGTGGCCAAGCGTGCGCCGCGTGTCGCGAAAGCGGTGGAGGCGAGCTGA